The uncultured Devosia sp. sequence GCAGGGCAGCGCCGTAAAACTGCTGGGTGGCGGCGGAGTCCACCCCGGCCAGGCGGCGGGTCAGCATGGCATAGCTGGCGTAGGAGACGGCGCCGCAGAGCGACAGCAGCGTTGCCGGGTGGAAGACGTCCGTTCCGGGACGGACGATGATCAGCACGCCGACAAAGCCGACGCCGATGGCCGCCCAGCGGCGCCAGCCGACCTGTTCGCGCAGGAAAAACACCGAAAGCGCGGTGATGATCAACGGTACGGTGAAACCGATGGCGCCGGTGACGGTCAGCGGCAGATAGCGCACGGCGGTGAAATTGCAGAGCGTCGAGCCGACGAGAGCTGCCGCGCGCAGCATTTCGAGCTTCATGTTCTGGGTGTGCAGCAGGGAAAGGCCCTTGCGCGGCAGGTTGATGCCGGCGGCCAGGCCGAGATGGACCGCATAGCGCACGAACATCACCTGAAGCGCAGGAATGCCGACCAGCCCCAGCCACTTGGCCGAACTATCGAGGCATACGAAGAGGAAATAGGCCGCAAGCGCGAGGCCTATGCCCATGAGGCGGCGCTCGGTGAGAGGCGCGATGGAGGTCGACATGGCTGGTCCGAAAGGGCGCGCAGGAGGTGCGCGCCCAAGGCTTGGTGGATAGCGTTGGCCCTGTCAACAAGCGATCAGAAAGTCTCGCTGAGATTACGGACCTTGAGCGACTGGACCAGCTCGGCCGGCGACGGCTTGGCACCATGGCGCGGCGTGAAGGTCAGCTCGGTCTGGCGCCCAGGGAGCAGCGTCACGGCATTGTCGGAGAAATAGCCCGGAATATCGACCGTGGCGGTCACGAAGAGCGCCGGCTGGTCGCTGGTGAGCGTCAGGACAAACCGGCCATCGACATCGGACCAGGCGGCGCGAACCTTCGGCTCGACCAGCTCATAGGCCTTGTAGGGCTTGGGGAAATAGTCGTTCTCGCCGAGCAGATTGCCCTTGGCGTCGCGCCAGGAGAAGAAGAGGAATTCGTCTTCCGCCAGATCGGCAAAGGGCAGTTCGGCCAGGGTGATGGCGCCGTCAGGGCTGATGGCGCTGTTGCCGGAATAGACCGTGCGCGTGCCGCCGCCGACCTTTACCGCCAGCACTTCGAGCGAGACGCTGACTGGACGGCCGGTGTCGTTGATGCCGCGCAGGCGGATCGAGGTGGGCGGCGCGTTTTCGACCGGCGTGCCGCGCGAATTGGTGGCGACGGCATCGTGATGGGGCACCGCCACCACATTGACGGCCAAGAAGAAGCGCTTGGCCATGTATTGCAGCAGCTTCCACTGGCCGCCGTAGTCGAGGCTGGACCAACTCGCCACCGGCCAGATGTCATTGATCTGCCAATAGAGCGTGCCCATGCAGCGCGGCTTGGTGGAGCGCCAGTATTCAATGGCGGTCTTGATGGCGAGGCCCTGCTGGATCTGGCTCAGGAACACCATCTGGTCGAAATCGCGCGGGAAGCGGAAGTAGCGCGTCATGGTTTCGAGAATGCGGGCATTGCCGCCGGCATTGCGCTGGTGGTTTTCCATGACCGGGGAAGAAGGATTGCGGTCCTTCTCCTCGGCGAAAGTCGCGATGACATTCATCGAGGTGAAGCTCTGGAAGCCAAATTCGGAGGCAAAGCGCGGATTGACCGAGCGATAGGCTTCAAAGCTCTTGGCCGAGTGCCAGACGTCCCAATAATGCAGGTCGCCGCGGGTATCAGAATGCCAGCCGTCGGAGAAATCCATGTAGCCGAGCGATGGCGACGAGGGCCAGAAGCGGCGGATGGGGTCTTCGTCCTCGACGATATTGCCGAGCATGGAATTGAGGCGGTCGTAATTGGCGATATAGCGGCCGGGATCGGCCTTGGTCTCGGGATACCAGCTGAGCGAGCCGATGACCTCGTTGTCGCCGCACCAGAGCGCAATGCAGGCATGGTGGCTGAGCCGGCGGACCTGCTGGGTGATTTCGGCGCGGACATTGTCGAGGAAGGGCCGGTCGGATGGGTAGCTCATGCAGGCGAACATGAAGTCGTGCCAGATGAGAATGCCCAGTTCGTCGCAGAGTTCGTAGAAATAGTCCGGCTCGTACTGCCCGCCGCCCCAGATGCGCAGCATGTTCATATTGGCGGCCCTGGCGCTTTCGAGCAGGTCGCGGATAACGTCGGGCGTGATGCGGGAGGGGATGGCGTCGGCCGGGATCCAGTTGGCGCCCATCATGGTGATGTCGCGGCCGTTGATGCGGCACTTGAAGCTGTGGTCGATTTCGTCCTTCTCGACAATCCATTCCAGCTGCCTGAGGCCGAGCTGGCGCGTGGTCTGTTCGCCTTCGAGATCGGTCACGAGCTCATAGAGCGGCTGGGCGCCCTGCCCTGCCGGCCACCACAGGTTGGGATCGCGAATGGTGACAGTGTGGGTGAAGACATTTTCGCCCTTTTGCACCGAGATCTTGTCGGTGATGGTCTGACCGTCGATCTGGTGGCTCAATTCAACCTCGCCGCGAGCAAAGGCGAAAAGACGAGTCTTTATCGAGAGTTCGACGGTGTTCTCACCATGGGCCTGATCGACCTGGACGCTCTCCTGCCGGGCCAGCCGCGACTTGCGCAGGCTCATCGTGCCATAGACGCCGATCGGCATGAGGCAGATACCCCAGTCCCAGCCCGCATGGCAGGCCGCCTTACGGATGAAGTTCATGTGGATGCCGGCCAGGCCATTGGTCTGGTAGTTCTTGGTGAAGGGGATGGGGAACGGGTGGGCTTCGGCCCGGGCTTTCGCGACGTCCGGCGCGATGTCGAACTCGATGCGCAGCGTGTTATCGCCTTCGCGCACCTTGCCCGTGACGTCGATGTCGTTGCGCAGGAAGCTGTTCTGGGTTTTGGCGACGACCTCGCCATTGAGCAGGACCGTGGCGATGCAATCGACTTCGCTGAGGGTCAGCGTCAGGTAGCCGTCGATATCGGTGGCGCTGGCGGTAAAGCTTCGCTCGACCGACCAGGCCGTCTCGTTGACCCACATGACCGTCTTTTCGTTCTCGCCGAAATAGGGATCGGGGATCACCTCGGCCTCAAGCAGGGCGTGGTGCACATCGCCCGGCAGGGTGATGCCGGTGCGAATGTCCCTGGTCGGCGAAGACAGGGCGAAGCGGCCCGTGAGATCAAGGGCGGAATAGGTGGCTGGCATGGCCATAGTCGTCTCCTCAAGGCACTTTGCGACGGTGCCCGACTGTATTTGGCGATAATGCGCGGATTGCCGGTGCAATCGATTGCACAACCCTTCTAGCGGGAAGAGCAAGGCCTTCCAATGGCGTGACGGGCAAAACCCGTATTTTTTGCATCGTTGCTATAGTTGGACGCCTTGCAATTGAAACAGGAGCCCTAGGCGGATTTTGCGGTCTATTAGGGATTTAGCGGCTAGTTTTCAGACAGTGGAGCCAGAAGGCATGACGAGTCTGAAGACTATGCTACGTATGTTTACTGTGCCGGATGATCCCGATCTGGTGCAGGCGCAAGCGCGCGCCCTGACGCGGCAAGTGCCGCTGATGTATGGGATTCTTCTGGTCAATTCGCTGGTTCTGGCCGCGACGCACAAGACGGCGCCGGACCTGTTGCGCCTCTATGTGCCTGGCTTGCTGTCTTTGGGCAGTGTGGCACGGATCGTGATGTGGTGGCGGGCACGCGATCGGATCATCGACCATGCCTCCGCCCGCACCATGCTCAACAGCACGGTCTGGATTTCCGGCGTGCTGGGGCTGGGCTTTTCGCTGTGGGCACTGAGCCTTTATCCCTATGGCGACGCCTTCCAGCAATCGCATGTGGCCTTTTACATGGCGCTGACCAGCATCTGCTGCATGTTCTGCCTGATGCATCTGCGCGGCGCCGCAATTCTCGTGGCGCTCAGCGTGGTCGTGCCGTTCACGGCGGTGTTCGGCATGGGCGGCAATGTGGTGTTTGGCGCGCTGGCCTTCAATTTCGTCGTCGTCGTGCTGGCCCTGATGTGGCTGCTGATGGGCAATTATCGCGATTTCAGCGCGCTGGTGGCATCGCGTGCCGATCTCGAGCGCAAGCAGGCCGAGACGCAGCGGCTGTCCGACGAGAATTATCGCCTCGCCAATCTCGACAGCACGACGGGCCTGGCCAATCGCCGCTCGTTCGAACGGGACCTGACCAACCTCCTGGAAGAAGCGCAGGACGATGGCCGGCAGATCGCGGTGGCGCGGCTCGACCTCGACAGCTTCAAGTCGGTCAATGACATGTTCGGCAAGATCGCCGGGGACAGCGTGCTGGAGGACGTGGCGCGCCGCATCAATGCGCTGCGCCGTCCGTCGACGCTGGCGGCACGGCTGGACAATGACAATTTCGCGCTGATCATGACCGAGCTGACCAGCGAAGCCGCCATGCAGGCCTGTGGTGATGTGCTGACCGCCGCGATGCGCCCCAGCTTCGAGACACCGCTCGGCATTGTGCATCTGACCGCATCGGCAGGCTTTGCCGCATCGCGGCCGGGCGACACCGCCTATACGCTTTATGACCGCGCCGACTATGTCACCTGGCTGGCCAAGCGCGAGGCGCGCGGCAAGGCCCTGGTGTTTACCGACAAGCATGCCGCAGACCTCGGCCGGGCGCGCAAGATGGAGCATGCGCTGCACACCTGCGATTTCGACAGCGAGATCAGCATCCTGTTCCAGCCGCAATTCGACATCGCGTTGAACCGGACCACGGGCTACGAGGTGCTGGCGCGCTGGAACAGTCCGACGCTGGGCGAGGTTTCGCCGGCCGAATTCGTTCCCATGGCAGAGCGGATCGGGGTGATCAGCAAGATCACCCTCGCCGTCTTGCGCAAGGCGCTGGCGGTTTCCGCCAAGCTGCCAAAGTCACTGCGGCTGTCGGTGAACCTTTCGGCCAATGACCTGGCCTCCCCAAATGTCATGGATTCGATCATTCGGCTGGTGCAGAAGCATGGCACGCCCTGCCGGATCGACTTCGAAATCACCGAAACCGCCATCATGCGCGACATGCGGCAGGCGCACGAAGCGCTGCTGCTGCTGCTGGCTCTCGGCTCTCGCATTGCGCTGGACGACTTCGGCACCGGGCATTCGAGCCTCACCCATGTGCAGAAGCTGCCGCTGGACCGGATCAAGATCGACCGCAGCTTTGTCAACGAAGTGACCATGGATGCCGCCAGCCGGGCGATCATCAAGACCATGGTGGACCTCTGCCGGAACCTAGGGATTTCCTGCGTCTTCGAGGGGATCGAGACCGAGGAACAGCTCGATGCGCTGCTGGGCCTGGGTGGCACGGTGATGCAGGGCTATCTGTTCGGCAGGCCGATGAGCGAGGCGGACATGCTCGGGCAGCTGTCGGGTGAGCGCAACAATTGGCAGTTTCACCGCAGAGCGATGTTTGGCGCGGCGAGCTAGGGCTCGGGCACTGACGGTTGTGCTTTCAACCTTCTCCCCTTGAGGGAGAAGGTGCCCCGAAGGGGCGGATGAGGGCTTCTGCGCCATCCATACGCTCTGAAGCATGGGATAGCTCAGAACCCTTCACCCTGCTTTTCTGCTGAACGCAGAAAAGCTGTCCCTCTCCCTCAAGGGGAGAGGGTTGAGCCGGTGGACTACTGCGCCGCCTCGCTCTGATCGGCGTCGATGAACCCGCCCGACTGGCGGCTCCAGAGCTGGCTGTAGATGCCGCCGGTGTCGACCAGTTCGGCATGGGTGCCGGTCTCGACCACCCTGCCCTTGTCGAGCACGACCAGCCGATCCATCATGGCAATGGTGGAAAGGCGGTGGGCGATGGCGATGACCGTCTTGCCCTTCATCAACAGTTGCAGCTGGCCCTGGATGGCGGCTTCCACTTCGGAATCCAGCGCCGAGGTCGCTTCGTCCAGCACCAGGATCGGCGCGTTCTTGAGCAGAACGCGGGCGATGGCGATGCGCTGGCGCTGGCCGCCGGAGAGTTTTACGCCACGTTCGCCGACATGAGCATCGAAGCCCTTGCGGCCCTGCAGGTCGCTGAGGCCCTCGATGAAGGCCGAGGCTTCGGCGAGATCGGCGGCCTCGCGCATCATCTCTTCGGTCGCATCGGGACGGCCATAGATGATGTTGTCGCGCACCGAGCGATGCAGCAGGGAGGTGTCCTGCGTCACCACGCCGATATTGGCGCGCAAGCTATCCTGCGTCACATGGGCAATGTCATGCCCATCGATCAGCACGCGGCCGTCAGCACGGTCGTAGAAGCGCAACAGCAGGTTGACCAGCGTCGACTTGCCGGCGCCCGAGCGGCCGACGAGGCCGATCTTTTCGCCCGGCTTGATGTGGAGGTTGAGGTTGTCGATGACGCCGGAATTCTTGCCGTAGTGGAAGGCGACGTTTTCGAACTTGATGTCACCCGCGACCTTGCCGATCGGCTTGGCATCGCTGGCGTCCGAGACGACGCGCGGCAGCGAGAAGGACGAGATGCCGTCCTTGACCGTGCCGATATTCTCGAACAGCGCCGACATTTCCCACATGACCCACTGGCTCATGCCCTGGAAGCGCATGACGAGGCCAAGCGAGACCGCGAGCGCACCGGGGCTCATGACGCCCTGCATCCAGAGCCAGATGCCCATGGCGCCGACCGAAGCCAGCAACAGCGCATTGGACCAGAGCACCAGCATGTTGAGCACGGTGAACAGGCGCATCTGGCGATAGACGGTGTCGAGGAAACCATCCATGGCCTCCTTGGCATAGGTCTCTTCGCGGTTGGAGTGGCTGAACAGCTTGACTGTGGCGATGTTGGTATAGCTGTCGACGATGCGGCCGGTCATCATCGAGCGCGCATCGGCCTGGGCCTGGGAAATCTTGCCCATGCGCGGGATGAAGTAGAACATCATCGAGACATAGGCGACGAGCCAGGCGAGAAAGGGGATGGCCAGGCGCCAGTCTGCCGAGGCCGCCAGGATCACCGCGCCGGTGAAATAGACGACGACATAGACCAGCATGTCGAGCAGCTTCATCACCACTTCGCGGACGGCGAGCGAGGTCTGCATCAGCTTGGCGCCGATGCGGCCGGCGAATTCGTCCTGGAAATAGCTCATCGACTGGCGGATGAGGTAGCGATGGCTCATCCAGCGGATGCGCTGGGGAAAATTGCCCAGCAGCGTCTGGTGCATGGTCAGCGTCGAGATCAGCGCGAAGCCGGGCAGGACGATGACGATCATCGCGCCCATCAGGGCCAGCTTCCAGCCGTCGGTCTGGAGGAAGGTTTCGGGATTGGCACCGGCCAACCAGTTCACCACATCGCCGATGAAGCCGAAGATGATGATTTCGCCAATGGCGACGGCCGCGGCAGCGGCGGCCATCAGGGCCAGCCATTTCTTGGCGCCGTGGGAATAGTGCAGGCAGAAGGCCAGCAGGCCCTTGGGGGGCTGGCTGGGTTCGCCGGCGGGATAGGCATCGAGACGTCGTTCAAACCAACGCAGCATGAAATCACCAGAACATTGTGCGGCGCATCGTAAGGCGACGCCTGTGCCTGAACCTGTCAGGAGCAAGACGTCCAGGCCGTGACGATGCCGACCGAAAATTTGGAGTTAGCGCTCGATACGTCCAGATTGACGCAGAGGAGCACGAAACAAGCCCCTCCCCAATACCAGTGAATTTGGCATAGAAGAAGGGACCGAAACGGGCGTAGCCCCGTTACGTTACACGATTGCGGCGAGTCTGCTGTTGCGGCAGGGCCACAGTGGATTTCAGACCGACGATTTCACGGATCAGTTCATGCGCACCGAAACCGAGCACACCATCTATCTCAAGGACTATGCCCCCAGCCCCTATCGCATCAGCGCGGTGGATCTGGATTTCAAGATTCTCGCCGACAATACGCGAGTGCGGGCACAGCTGACGGTGGAGCCGCGCGAGGGCACGGCGCCGGGCACGCCGCTGGTGCTGGACGGGGACGGTCTGGTGCTGGGATCGATCGCCATCGACGGCGCGCCGCTGATGCTGTCCGACTATGCCGCCGATGACGACGGGCTGACCGTGTTCGAGCCGCCGCTGCGCAAGTTCATTCTCGAAACCGAGGTGACGCTGCAGCCCGAGGGCAATACCAAGCTGATGGGGCTCTATCGCTCGAGCGGCACATGGTGCACGCAATGCGAGCCCGAAGGCTTCCGCCGCATTACCTATTATCTCGACCGGCCGGACAATCTGGCCGTGTTCAAGGTGCGGATGACCGCGCCGCTCGATCTGGCGCCGGTGCTGCTGGCCAATGGCAATCTGGTCGACAAGGGCGATGCCGGCGACGGCATGCATTATGCCGTGTGGGAGGACCCCTTCCCCAAGCCGGCCTATCTCTTTGCGCTGGTGGCGGGCGACCTTGGCTCGATCAGTGACAGCTTCACCACGGCATCGGGCCGCAAGGTAGCGCTGGCGATCTACTGCACCCATGGCAAGGAAGACCAGTGCCTCTGGGCCATGGACAGCCTCAAGCGTTCGATGGCCTGGGACGAGCGGCGCTTCGGCCGCGAATATGACCTCGACATCTTCAACATCGTGGCCGTCAGCGATTTCAACTTCGGCGCGATGGAGAACAAGGGGCTCAACATCTTCAACGACCGCCTGGTCTTTGCCCAGCCCGAGACGGCGACCGACGGCAATTACGACGGCATCGAGCGCGTCATCGCGCACGAATATTTCCACAACTGGACCGGCAATCGCATCACCTGCCGCGACTGGTTCCAGCTCTGCCTCAAGGAAGGGTTGACGGTCTATCGCGACCAGGAATTCACCAGCGACGAACGCTCGCGGGCGGTGAAGCGCATTTCGGACGTGGTCGGGCTGCGCTCGGCGCAGTTTCCCGAAGATGGCGGTCCGCTGGCCCATCCGCCGCGGCCGGACCAGTATCGCGAGATCAACAACTTCTACACGACCACGGTCTACGAAAAGGGCGCCGAGATCGTCCGCATGCTGGCGACGCTTCTGGGCGAAGCCGGCTTTCGCAAGGGCATGGACCTCTATTTCGAGCGCCATGACGGCGAGGCCACGACGATCGAGGCTTTCCTCAAGAGCTTTGCCGATGCCAATGGCGTGGATCTCGACCAGTTCAAGATCTGGTATCTCGAAGCGGGCACGCCGCGACTGAGCGTCGACGAAATTTACGACGCGGAGAAGCAGACCTATACGCTCAAGCTGCGCCAGGAGACGCTGCCGACGCCGAACCAGCCGAGCAAGGCTGCGCGCGTGCTGCCGATCAAGTTCGACCTGCTCGGTCCCAATGGCAGCCCGATGGGCTGGAGCGGGGTTTCGGGTGCGGAAGTGCGCGACGAAATGATCGTTCTGACCGAACAGAGCGCGGAAGTCACCTTTACCGGCATTGCCAATCGCCCGGTGGCCTCGCTGCTGCGCGGCTTTTCGGCGCCGGTGGTGCTCGACAGCAAGGCCAGCCAGGAGGACCAGCTGTTCCTCGCCCGGCATGACAGCGATCCGTTCAACCGCTGGCAGGCGCTGCAGGATGTCGGCATGGCGCTGGCGGTCAATGCGGTCAAGGGCAAGCGCTGGGGCGACGAGGCCGTTGCTGCGCTCAGCCAGGCCATGGGCGATACCTTGGCCAGCGACAGCCTCGACGACGCCTTCAAGGCGCTGGCTCTGTCGCTGCCCGACGAACAGTTGATCGGTCGCGAGATCGGCCGTGATATCGATCCGGACGCGATCAATGCGGTGAGCAAGGACCTGCTCAAGGCGGTGTTCCTGCCGCTGGCCGACCCACTCAAGGCGACCTATGGCCGCCTCGCCAGCGACGCACCCTATTCGCCCGACGCGATCAGCACCGGACGCCGCTCGCTGCGCAACCGGGCGCTGGGGCTCCTCGTGCATAGCGGCGCCGATGGTGCCGCAGACCTTGCCAGGGCGCAATATGACGGCGCGCGCAACATGACCGACCGCATGGCCGCCCTGGCATCGAGCGCCTATGCGGGCACCAGCCATGCCCCGGCCCTGCTTGCCGATTTCCGCACCCGCTACGGCGCCGATCCGCTGGTGCTGGACAAATGGCTGGCGGTGACCGCAGCGCAGCCGCGCGACGGGGTGATCGAGGACATGAAGGCAATCCTCGCCGATCCGGGCTTCCCCAAGACCAATCCAAACCGCCTGCGTTCGCTGGTGGGCAGTTTTGCCATGGGCAATCCGACCCAGTTCGCTCGGGCGGACGGGGCCGGCTTCCGCTTCGTGACGGAATTTGTTGCCGAGGTGGACAAGGTCAATCCGCAGGTCGCCGCGCGGGTCCTTACCGGCTTCCGCATCTGGCCAATGCTCGATGCAGGTCGTCGCGAGGCCGCCAAGGCCGCATTGACGAGCCTTCAGGGCAAGTCGCTCAGCCGCAACACTGCGGATATCCTGACGCGGACGCTGGCGGGATAGGTGTCAGACCCTTGAAGCCGCCCCACCCTCGGTGTCACCCCGGCCTTGAGCCGGGGCCCATCCCGAGATGGTGGTTCTGCCGCAAGGTCGTCGTGCCACCACTGCCACCTTGCGGTTGTGGCGAGATCTCAAGATGGGTCCCGGCTCAACGCCGGGATGACATCGCGTGTCTGGCCGGTCTGGTGCCAAATCCCCCACAACCGGGCCTACGTAGTCTTCTATGCAACCCCGTGCCGGGCTAGGGAAATTTCCCTGGTCCGGCGCTTTTGATTCAAGGACTTAGGCTAATCTGTGGAAGAATTTTTCTCGGCCGCTAAGTGACTCTATCGACTCGTGAATTTCCGATCACGCCAGCGAGAGCAGTTTCGGGGGTATGGACAGCAGAGTCCACGTGATTCATTGTTTGTTAAGGGCAAATCACGGGTCGGACAAACCCAATTTCACACCGGGAGAATTGCATGCGGACGGCGGAGGCATCCGGCGCCAGCGTAGCCGGATTCGGCACTGGCAAGAGCACGGCAGTTGGGCAGCGCAGCGCCCGCAAGTCCCGTTCCGTGGGGCTTTCTCTCCCGCAGTTCAACCTCACCCCCATTGCACAGGCCGTGCTGCTGACGGGGCTTCTCGCAGCCGCGGTCTTCGTGGTCTTCGATACGGCGCGCAGCTTTGGCGATGCCCGGCGGGACCTTGCCATCATCGGTTCGGCGCTGGCCGCCGATATTGCCGACATGTCGACCGCCGAGGCGCTGGGCGAGATCGGCCTGACCAACCGCCGCTACATTTCGATCGGCCGCGCCAGCCTCGTCAGCGCTGCAGCCGCCCCCTCCTCGTCCATCATGGCCGGGATGATCGTGCCGGCGCAGCCGCATGGCGTGCTGGCGATGGAAACGCAACCGGAGGGTGTGTGGGGCGGCATTCTGCAGCGCGGCGCGGCGGCTTTTGCGCTGGTCGGCATGGCCGTGCTCGTCGCCTCGCGCAAACGCCGCGACGACATGCCCGATGCCGTGCAGCGCGACAGCTATTCGACCCTGGCTGCGGCGATCCCGCTGGGCGTCGCCTGCTGGACCGGCAGCGGCAAGCTGATCGTCTGTAACGAACAATATCGCGAGCGCCTGAACCTGGGCAGCGGCAAGACCACCTATCAGGAAGCGGTCAAGAAGCTCAGCATGGGCGGCTATGTGAAGCTACTCAACGATGACGATGGCTCCCGTGTGCTGGAACTGCATCGCGAGGACGGGTCGTGCCTCCTGATCGACGAACGCCCGCTGGGCCAGGGCGCCTTCATGACGCTGGTCAGCGACGTGACCGAGGCCAAGCGCACCGACACGATGCTGCATGCGATCCGCCAGGAACAGCGCCTGCTGGCCCGCCGCTACCACGAGGAAAAGCTCAAGGCCGAAGCGGCCAGCCGTTCGAAGACCAATTTCCTCGCCCATCTCAGCCATGACGTGCGCACGCCGCTCAACCACATCATCGGCTTTGCCGACCTGATGCGCCACCAGACCTATGGGCCGCTGGGCGATGCGCGCTACGCCGAATATGTGGCCTCGATCAAGCAATCGGGCGAGCATCTGCTGGCCAGCTTTGCCACCATTCTCGACCTTGCCGAGCTCGAAGGCGGCCAGAAGGCGCTGCGCAACGACTTCGTCGATCTCGATGCCGTGCTCGATGGCGTGGTGCAGCGCTTCAAGGGCCAGGCTCATCGCTCCGGCGTATTGTTCATGCTGGGCGAGACCAGCGAGGCGATCGTGCAGGGCGACCAGCTGGGCCTGTCGCGCATGGTCTCCAACATTGTCGAGAATGCCCTCCGCTTCACCCCGCATGGCGGACAGGTGACGCTGGCGGCCTATGCGGCGCGCGACGGTGTGGTGATCGAGATCACCGATACGGGCCTGGGCATGAGCGAAGATCGCCTTGCCAGCCTGTCGCAGCCCTTCGCTTTGGGCGACGCCACCTTTACCCGCGAAGGCTCCGGTCCGGGCCTTGGCATTTCCATCGCCCGCACCATTGCCGAGCTCAGCGGCGGGCGTCTGGTGATTGACTCGACGCCCAGCCTGGGCACAACTGTTGCCATCTCCCTCCCCTTGGCCGGCATGGCCGGAGCACAGGCTGCAGAATGATCAACCGCGATTGGCACGAGGCACACAGAATGCCCAGGAACGCCAATCTGGAGCAGCGGGTCGATTGGCATGTCGAACATGCCGAACAATGCGGCTGCCGCGATATACCGGAAAGCGTCAAGCGCGCGCTGGAACAGCGCGGCGTGCCGGTGCCGCCGCGGAAAACAGATACGGTTTAGAGGTCAGATATGGTCTGGCCGACCACCAATCCCACCCCACCCACGGTGTCACGCCGGCCTTGAGCCGGGGCCCATCCCGAGATCGAGCCACGGCCGCAAGGTGCTCGTCATAGCGACC is a genomic window containing:
- a CDS encoding ATP-binding protein; the encoded protein is MRTAEASGASVAGFGTGKSTAVGQRSARKSRSVGLSLPQFNLTPIAQAVLLTGLLAAAVFVVFDTARSFGDARRDLAIIGSALAADIADMSTAEALGEIGLTNRRYISIGRASLVSAAAAPSSSIMAGMIVPAQPHGVLAMETQPEGVWGGILQRGAAAFALVGMAVLVASRKRRDDMPDAVQRDSYSTLAAAIPLGVACWTGSGKLIVCNEQYRERLNLGSGKTTYQEAVKKLSMGGYVKLLNDDDGSRVLELHREDGSCLLIDERPLGQGAFMTLVSDVTEAKRTDTMLHAIRQEQRLLARRYHEEKLKAEAASRSKTNFLAHLSHDVRTPLNHIIGFADLMRHQTYGPLGDARYAEYVASIKQSGEHLLASFATILDLAELEGGQKALRNDFVDLDAVLDGVVQRFKGQAHRSGVLFMLGETSEAIVQGDQLGLSRMVSNIVENALRFTPHGGQVTLAAYAARDGVVIEITDTGLGMSEDRLASLSQPFALGDATFTREGSGPGLGISIARTIAELSGGRLVIDSTPSLGTTVAISLPLAGMAGAQAAE
- the pepN gene encoding aminopeptidase N — translated: MRTETEHTIYLKDYAPSPYRISAVDLDFKILADNTRVRAQLTVEPREGTAPGTPLVLDGDGLVLGSIAIDGAPLMLSDYAADDDGLTVFEPPLRKFILETEVTLQPEGNTKLMGLYRSSGTWCTQCEPEGFRRITYYLDRPDNLAVFKVRMTAPLDLAPVLLANGNLVDKGDAGDGMHYAVWEDPFPKPAYLFALVAGDLGSISDSFTTASGRKVALAIYCTHGKEDQCLWAMDSLKRSMAWDERRFGREYDLDIFNIVAVSDFNFGAMENKGLNIFNDRLVFAQPETATDGNYDGIERVIAHEYFHNWTGNRITCRDWFQLCLKEGLTVYRDQEFTSDERSRAVKRISDVVGLRSAQFPEDGGPLAHPPRPDQYREINNFYTTTVYEKGAEIVRMLATLLGEAGFRKGMDLYFERHDGEATTIEAFLKSFADANGVDLDQFKIWYLEAGTPRLSVDEIYDAEKQTYTLKLRQETLPTPNQPSKAARVLPIKFDLLGPNGSPMGWSGVSGAEVRDEMIVLTEQSAEVTFTGIANRPVASLLRGFSAPVVLDSKASQEDQLFLARHDSDPFNRWQALQDVGMALAVNAVKGKRWGDEAVAALSQAMGDTLASDSLDDAFKALALSLPDEQLIGREIGRDIDPDAINAVSKDLLKAVFLPLADPLKATYGRLASDAPYSPDAISTGRRSLRNRALGLLVHSGADGAADLARAQYDGARNMTDRMAALASSAYAGTSHAPALLADFRTRYGADPLVLDKWLAVTAAQPRDGVIEDMKAILADPGFPKTNPNRLRSLVGSFAMGNPTQFARADGAGFRFVTEFVAEVDKVNPQVAARVLTGFRIWPMLDAGRREAAKAALTSLQGKSLSRNTADILTRTLAG